Proteins encoded within one genomic window of Cytophagales bacterium:
- a CDS encoding ATP-binding protein — translation MELGELKRLVWGGESQTVEFKRKINHPEKVIREVVAFANSDGGHLLVGVDDNGNIPGLKFPDEEEFVMTKAIEELCRPKVEFTLERIQLKDGRSVLHYEIPPSAIKPHFAFLEKRHRFGKAFVRVEDRSVQASREVRQLLKQESKNSETSFEYGIHEKALLNYLGNHDHITLPEFCEVTKLTTKQASDVVIRLAMNHVIRIIPREQEDWYVFAE, via the coding sequence ATGGAGTTGGGCGAACTCAAAAGACTTGTATGGGGAGGGGAGTCTCAGACGGTTGAATTCAAAAGGAAGATCAATCACCCGGAGAAAGTGATTCGTGAGGTAGTAGCTTTTGCCAATTCTGACGGAGGACATCTTTTGGTGGGTGTGGACGATAATGGCAATATTCCGGGTTTGAAGTTTCCAGATGAAGAAGAATTCGTCATGACCAAAGCCATTGAAGAGCTTTGCCGGCCCAAGGTCGAATTTACGTTGGAGAGGATTCAGTTGAAAGATGGTCGAAGTGTGCTTCATTATGAGATTCCTCCGAGTGCTATCAAACCACATTTCGCTTTTCTGGAAAAACGTCATCGATTTGGCAAAGCCTTTGTTCGAGTAGAGGATCGTTCGGTTCAGGCAAGTCGTGAGGTTCGGCAACTACTTAAACAGGAAAGTAAGAACTCCGAAACCAGTTTTGAATATGGGATTCATGAAAAGGCCTTACTCAACTATCTGGGAAATCATGATCACATCACTTTACCAGAGTTTTGTGAGGTCACCAAGCTCACCACCAAACAGGCGTCGGATGTGGTGATTCGGTTGGCCATGAATCATGTCATTCGGATCATTCCTCGTGAGCAGGAAGATTGGTATGTTTTCGCTGAATAA
- a CDS encoding magnesium chelatase has product MQYQQIPAEQLKEITTLGALKATGYEPQSIKEELRNNLIKNLKSGVNVFEGIWGYEDTVIPDIERAILAKHNINFLGLRGQAKTRIARTLTKLLDIYIPIVAASDLNDDPFQPLSRYAIDLIAEKGDETPIAWVHQDERYTEKLATPDVTIADLIGDVDPIKAASLKLPYSDERVIHYGLIPRSHRAIFVINELPDLQARIQVALFNILQEGDIQIRGFKLRLPLDVQFVFTANPEDYTNRGSIVTPLKDRIDSQIITHYPKSIEIGRRITEQEANLEPEQKESVDVFELSKDLIEQIAFEARDSEYVDAKSGVSARLTISAYENLISGAERRSLVHGESKVFVRVSDLLNVAPAITGKVELVYEGEQEGPGIVANNLIGKAIRTQFVDYFPDPEEIRKQKLKNPYEEITNWFGKGNMVDLLFEYSQKEYEKELNAVPGLGALVDRYIQSKHEAFRYFMMEFALYGLAEYSQLSKHTLEKGMQFKDLLSSMFTMPDPDDDEDFV; this is encoded by the coding sequence ATGCAATATCAGCAGATCCCAGCTGAACAGTTGAAGGAGATCACTACGCTCGGTGCATTGAAAGCCACCGGATATGAACCACAATCCATCAAAGAGGAATTAAGGAACAACCTTATCAAAAACCTTAAATCAGGAGTGAATGTCTTTGAAGGGATTTGGGGATATGAGGATACCGTAATTCCGGACATTGAGCGAGCCATTTTGGCCAAACACAACATCAATTTCCTTGGATTGAGAGGTCAGGCCAAGACGCGAATTGCCAGGACCTTGACAAAATTGCTAGACATCTACATTCCGATTGTTGCAGCTTCGGATTTGAATGATGATCCTTTTCAACCCTTGTCCAGGTATGCTATCGACCTGATTGCCGAAAAAGGAGATGAAACGCCAATCGCCTGGGTACATCAAGACGAAAGATATACCGAAAAACTAGCGACACCCGACGTGACAATTGCAGACCTCATTGGTGATGTGGATCCGATCAAAGCAGCGAGCTTAAAGTTGCCTTATTCGGATGAACGCGTGATCCATTACGGGTTGATCCCAAGATCACATCGGGCAATATTTGTGATCAATGAGCTTCCTGACCTTCAAGCAAGGATTCAGGTGGCATTGTTCAATATCCTTCAGGAAGGCGATATCCAGATTCGTGGGTTCAAGTTGAGATTGCCATTGGATGTTCAATTTGTATTCACAGCCAACCCAGAAGACTATACCAACCGCGGAAGCATTGTAACACCTTTGAAAGATCGGATTGATAGCCAGATCATCACGCATTACCCTAAATCGATTGAGATCGGAAGAAGGATTACCGAGCAGGAAGCCAATCTTGAGCCTGAGCAGAAAGAATCGGTTGACGTATTCGAGTTGTCGAAGGACCTGATTGAGCAAATCGCTTTTGAAGCCCGAGACAGTGAATATGTAGATGCCAAGAGTGGCGTATCAGCCCGTTTGACGATCTCTGCCTACGAAAACCTGATCAGTGGGGCGGAAAGAAGGAGTCTTGTACATGGCGAAAGCAAAGTTTTTGTGCGTGTTTCTGACCTACTTAATGTGGCACCGGCGATTACTGGAAAAGTGGAGTTGGTATACGAAGGTGAACAAGAAGGACCCGGAATTGTGGCGAACAATCTGATTGGCAAAGCCATTCGAACCCAATTTGTGGACTATTTCCCGGATCCTGAGGAAATCAGAAAGCAGAAACTGAAGAATCCGTACGAAGAGATCACCAACTGGTTCGGCAAGGGCAACATGGTGGACTTGCTGTTTGAATACAGTCAGAAAGAATACGAAAAGGAACTAAATGCCGTACCTGGTCTTGGAGCATTGGTGGATCGCTATATCCAAAGTAAGCATGAGGCTTTCCGATATTTCATGATGGAGTTTGCTTTATACGGATTAGCCGAATACAGTCAGTTGAGCAAGCATACCCTCGAAAAAGGCATGCAATTCAAGGATCTGCTGAGCAGCATGTTCACCATGCCCGATCCTGATGATGACGAGGATTTCGTTTAA
- a CDS encoding VWA domain-containing protein, which yields MIGYRFTEFIPEKSKEQSTFDNLLNIFLQLMVITSGDVSEALSWLTNLDKQYNISNSEYGIGDFIDDLKSKGYVTDDNEKGSFKITAKSEQEIRKSALEEIFGKLKKSGRGNHRSDLAGRGDELSTDFREFQFGDSPEQIELTESIKNAQINHGFGNFMLTENDLEIREREFKTQTSTVLMIDISHSMILYGEDRITPAKKVAMALAELVKKKYPKDTLDVIVFGNDAWQIEIKDLPYLQVGPYHTNTVAGLELAMDLLRRRKNKNKQIFMITDGKPTCLKQGIKYYKNSFGLDPKILNKTLNLAAQCRRLKIPITTFMIASDPYLKEFVQEFTQVNNGNAYYSSLKGLGDLIFEDYRRNRRKNL from the coding sequence ATGATTGGTTATCGATTTACGGAATTTATTCCCGAGAAGAGTAAGGAGCAGTCTACCTTCGATAATTTATTAAATATTTTTCTGCAGTTGATGGTCATCACTTCTGGTGATGTGAGTGAAGCCCTGAGTTGGCTGACGAACCTCGACAAGCAATACAATATTTCAAACAGTGAATATGGCATTGGTGATTTCATCGATGATTTGAAGTCAAAAGGATATGTTACCGATGATAACGAAAAAGGATCTTTCAAGATCACTGCCAAAAGCGAACAGGAAATCCGAAAGAGCGCTCTCGAAGAGATTTTTGGAAAGTTAAAGAAGTCTGGACGTGGCAATCACCGATCCGATCTCGCAGGTAGAGGCGATGAACTGTCCACGGATTTCAGAGAATTCCAATTTGGGGATTCTCCAGAACAGATTGAATTGACGGAGAGCATTAAAAACGCCCAGATCAATCATGGGTTTGGCAACTTTATGTTGACAGAGAATGATCTGGAGATACGGGAACGTGAATTCAAAACACAGACATCCACGGTGCTGATGATCGACATCAGCCACTCCATGATCCTTTACGGAGAGGATAGAATCACACCTGCGAAGAAAGTGGCCATGGCCTTAGCGGAACTGGTGAAGAAAAAGTATCCTAAAGACACCCTGGATGTAATTGTCTTTGGCAATGATGCCTGGCAGATTGAGATCAAGGACCTGCCATACTTGCAAGTAGGGCCTTATCATACCAATACGGTTGCTGGATTGGAATTGGCCATGGATTTGCTTCGCCGAAGAAAAAACAAGAACAAACAGATCTTTATGATCACCGATGGTAAGCCCACTTGCCTTAAACAGGGGATCAAATATTACAAAAATAGCTTTGGGCTAGACCCTAAGATCCTGAACAAGACGTTGAATCTGGCGGCACAATGCCGACGATTGAAGATTCCAATCACTACGTTCATGATCGCGTCTGACCCTTATTTGAAGGAGTTTGTCCAGGAGTTTACGCAAGTAAACAACGGCAATGCCTACTATAGCAGCCTCAAAGGGCTGGGTGATCTCATATTTGAAGATTACCGCAGAAACAGAAGAAAGAACTTATAA
- a CDS encoding sterol desaturase family protein codes for MEPKAKPSNTGSKKLFQNPVLEILTRTHISITIVIFTVLPAAIIYYGLHAGYTNSSNIVWLFLIGLVSFTLVEYVMHRFLFHISPTTPGREKFARLVHGAHHEFPKDKDRISMPPLPMILLIGFFFGVFRLMLGTYVYGFIPGFFVGYLLYTSIHYAIHAYQPPKNFLKVLWVHHGIHHYKDPENAFGVSSPFWDFLFRTLPKK; via the coding sequence ATGGAACCTAAAGCAAAACCTTCTAACACGGGAAGCAAAAAGTTATTCCAAAATCCTGTTTTGGAAATATTGACCAGAACTCATATTTCCATCACAATCGTCATATTTACGGTCTTGCCAGCTGCCATTATCTATTATGGCTTGCATGCAGGATATACCAATTCAAGTAACATTGTGTGGTTATTCTTGATCGGTCTGGTTTCCTTCACACTCGTGGAGTATGTCATGCATCGATTCTTATTCCATATCAGTCCTACTACGCCAGGCAGAGAAAAGTTTGCAAGGCTTGTTCATGGAGCACACCACGAGTTCCCAAAAGATAAAGACAGGATTTCTATGCCTCCACTGCCAATGATCTTATTGATTGGCTTCTTCTTCGGCGTATTCCGTTTAATGCTGGGCACCTATGTGTATGGATTTATTCCTGGTTTTTTCGTAGGCTATTTGTTGTATACGTCTATTCATTACGCGATCCATGCGTATCAACCACCTAAGAATTTCTTGAAAGTTCTTTGGGTGCATCACGGAATTCATCACTACAAGGATCCTGAAAACGCATTTGGTGTTTCTTCTCCTTTCTGGGATTTCCTGTTCAGGACATTACCCAAAAAGTAA
- the bshA gene encoding N-acetyl-alpha-D-glucosaminyl L-malate synthase BshA, giving the protein MKIGIVCYPTYGGSGVVATELGKSLAKEGHQVHFITYSQPTRLDFFNENLFYHEVSTKNYPLFEYAPYELALASKMVEVVQYEKLDVLHVHYAIPHASAAFMAKQILKTKGIEIPVITTLHGTDITLVGKDKTYEPVVTFSINASDAVTAVSEDLKKDTYEHFEVTNDIQVIPNFIDLSRFKKQKKDHFKTAICPNGEKLLVHTSNFRKVKRVEDVIAVFGKVRSVVPAKLLLVGDGPERSSMEELCRELGHCEDIRFLGKLEAVEEVLSVSDLFIMPSEKESFGLAALEAMSCEVPIISSNAGGLPELNINGQSGFVSEIGDTEDMAKNAIHILDDRNLQKFKEGALARAKDFEVDKILPLYETLYEKTQLRTQVSVSSI; this is encoded by the coding sequence ATGAAAATCGGCATAGTTTGTTATCCAACCTACGGTGGAAGTGGTGTCGTTGCTACTGAGCTTGGAAAGTCCTTGGCCAAAGAGGGTCATCAGGTGCATTTCATTACTTATTCACAGCCTACACGCCTGGATTTTTTCAATGAGAACTTGTTTTACCACGAGGTTTCAACGAAAAATTATCCCCTGTTTGAGTATGCACCTTATGAACTAGCATTGGCCAGCAAAATGGTAGAAGTAGTTCAGTATGAAAAACTGGATGTACTTCATGTACATTATGCCATTCCACATGCTTCTGCTGCATTCATGGCTAAGCAGATCCTGAAAACAAAAGGGATAGAGATTCCGGTGATCACGACCTTGCACGGGACTGACATTACGCTCGTAGGCAAGGACAAGACTTACGAGCCGGTTGTTACTTTTTCGATCAACGCTTCAGATGCCGTTACGGCAGTGTCCGAGGACTTAAAAAAAGATACCTACGAACATTTTGAAGTAACGAATGATATTCAGGTCATCCCTAATTTTATTGACTTGAGTCGTTTCAAGAAGCAGAAAAAAGATCATTTCAAAACAGCCATTTGCCCCAATGGTGAAAAATTGCTGGTGCATACCTCGAATTTTCGTAAAGTAAAGCGAGTAGAGGATGTGATTGCAGTTTTTGGAAAAGTCAGAAGTGTAGTGCCGGCCAAGCTTTTGTTGGTTGGTGATGGGCCTGAACGTTCTAGTATGGAGGAGCTCTGCAGAGAGCTTGGTCATTGTGAAGACATCCGATTTTTAGGGAAACTGGAAGCTGTAGAAGAAGTGCTTTCTGTAAGTGATCTCTTCATTATGCCTTCAGAGAAAGAAAGTTTTGGTTTGGCTGCATTGGAAGCCATGTCATGTGAAGTGCCGATCATCTCGTCGAATGCGGGAGGATTACCCGAACTGAACATCAATGGACAATCTGGCTTTGTGAGTGAAATCGGTGATACCGAGGACATGGCCAAAAATGCCATCCATATCCTGGACGATAGAAACTTACAGAAGTTCAAGGAAGGAGCACTTGCTCGTGCTAAAGATTTCGAAGTGGATAAAATTCTTCCACTCTATGAAACTCTTTACGAAAAAACTCAATTAAGAACTCAAGTATCCGTTAGTAGTATTTAA
- a CDS encoding serine hydrolase — MSFPKFLFFCISVFLFASANGAKLEDIFLAGNPTSYLSDASSRIWLDATSDTSLVRRIPSEYKGIVLNSNGLNQLKDVNQKDFIVAIRLGDQLDLPTYNLPGLATLATITDHQILRQYLEKYIQLLSRAGADYVLLPDLTKFTDPQVDVLRKLIRIDSSFFLSEDRLQTLEKVGKKQLRLILEQDGIALIKPEELPRLAKSLRKVQKNPMALSTLIASRERPDHVIIPTKLITAIYQNAVVHLSAEKSVLPIQTREIALLTNNPHGPLTSELTKYFEVRDIISQPPKYGQTIIVDARTSAEAFMPFIEQYQEDHKIIALVSSKTPTFVDADEFLYFEESLPLYDELIPQMLFGAIGVLGRNSGVATPFAHLPSQIIPSFGKLRFAAPEWEGMSSDSLALIQQLAQEMIIEHAAPGCQVTVLKGGSIVYDKSFGYLTYDSLIAVHKNIIYDVASVTKVLGTLLCVMSLEEKAMINLDDSIGVYLPQYVNSNKGHITLKQLLSHQSGLRSYEPMWKRTLKGDFLEPFSYYTAQDEEDDRRSYGYPIHPVMMDSIRSWLIQSPLLDKKGEYRYSDLGFMILQQVVESVTRMSMERYLFENFYYPMGLHYTVFNPLEKGFEIFEIAPTEFDKYYRDELVWGTVHDRNAAISGGVAGHAGLFSSSKELAILMHMVLNDGYYGGRQYLQPATINRFNQRYFKGNRRALGWDKLSESVGNVSAQVSEASFGHTGFTGTMVWADPANDLVFTFVSNRIYPEAENRRLITRDIRNRIQDVVYRSLVEE; from the coding sequence ATGAGCTTTCCAAAATTCCTCTTCTTTTGTATTTCGGTATTCCTATTTGCGTCGGCAAACGGTGCAAAACTCGAGGATATTTTCCTGGCGGGCAACCCGACTTCATACCTCAGCGATGCTTCCAGCAGAATTTGGCTGGATGCGACGAGCGATACTTCTTTGGTCAGACGAATCCCTTCTGAATACAAAGGTATTGTATTGAACAGCAATGGACTCAATCAGTTGAAGGATGTGAACCAGAAAGATTTCATTGTGGCGATCAGGTTGGGCGATCAATTAGACCTGCCGACTTATAATTTGCCGGGCCTAGCAACGCTGGCCACCATTACGGACCATCAAATATTAAGGCAATACCTCGAAAAGTACATTCAGCTTTTGTCCAGGGCAGGAGCCGATTATGTGCTTTTGCCGGACCTGACAAAATTCACAGACCCACAGGTGGATGTGCTCCGAAAATTGATAAGGATTGATAGCTCCTTTTTCCTGAGTGAAGACAGATTGCAAACCCTGGAGAAAGTAGGGAAGAAACAACTTCGACTGATCCTGGAACAGGATGGCATTGCTCTCATCAAACCAGAGGAGCTTCCCAGGCTTGCTAAATCATTGCGTAAGGTTCAGAAAAATCCAATGGCGCTTTCGACGTTGATCGCTAGTCGTGAGCGTCCTGATCATGTTATAATTCCTACCAAGCTGATCACGGCCATTTACCAGAATGCAGTAGTACATCTTTCGGCAGAAAAAAGTGTACTTCCGATACAGACCCGGGAAATTGCTTTGTTGACCAACAACCCACACGGACCATTAACATCTGAGTTGACCAAATATTTCGAGGTAAGAGATATCATTAGTCAACCTCCAAAGTATGGGCAAACCATTATTGTGGATGCAAGGACGAGCGCAGAAGCGTTTATGCCGTTCATTGAGCAATATCAGGAAGACCACAAGATCATTGCTTTGGTTTCCTCAAAAACTCCCACATTCGTTGACGCAGATGAGTTTCTCTACTTCGAAGAAAGCTTGCCATTGTATGACGAATTGATTCCCCAGATGTTATTTGGGGCAATTGGTGTGCTCGGAAGGAATTCAGGCGTGGCTACGCCTTTCGCGCATTTGCCATCTCAGATCATTCCTTCATTCGGAAAATTAAGATTTGCTGCTCCTGAATGGGAAGGGATGTCTTCGGATTCATTGGCACTTATTCAACAGCTGGCACAAGAAATGATCATTGAGCATGCGGCACCAGGTTGTCAGGTCACCGTACTCAAAGGAGGTTCTATCGTTTATGACAAGTCTTTCGGCTATTTGACTTATGATAGTTTGATTGCCGTACATAAGAACATCATTTACGACGTGGCGTCGGTAACTAAGGTCCTGGGAACACTATTGTGCGTCATGAGTCTGGAAGAGAAAGCAATGATCAACCTCGATGATTCGATCGGCGTTTACCTGCCGCAATATGTGAATTCCAACAAAGGACATATCACCTTGAAACAATTGTTGTCGCATCAGAGTGGTTTACGATCTTATGAGCCAATGTGGAAGCGGACCTTGAAGGGAGACTTTTTGGAGCCATTTAGTTATTATACCGCACAGGATGAAGAGGATGATCGCCGTTCTTACGGTTATCCTATCCATCCGGTCATGATGGACTCGATTCGAAGCTGGCTGATTCAATCACCTTTACTAGACAAAAAAGGAGAGTACCGATACAGCGATCTTGGCTTCATGATTTTGCAACAGGTAGTAGAATCTGTGACCCGAATGTCGATGGAGCGGTACTTATTTGAAAACTTCTATTATCCGATGGGACTCCATTACACAGTTTTCAACCCGCTGGAGAAGGGCTTTGAGATTTTTGAGATCGCACCAACCGAATTTGATAAATATTATCGGGATGAACTCGTCTGGGGTACCGTACACGATCGGAATGCGGCAATCAGCGGAGGAGTGGCCGGACATGCCGGTTTGTTTTCTTCATCGAAAGAGTTAGCGATCCTGATGCACATGGTGCTCAATGACGGCTATTATGGTGGTCGCCAATATTTGCAACCCGCTACGATCAATCGCTTCAATCAACGGTACTTCAAAGGGAACAGAAGAGCGCTTGGTTGGGATAAGCTTTCAGAATCTGTAGGCAATGTATCGGCACAAGTAAGTGAAGCAAGCTTTGGCCACACAGGGTTTACGGGGACAATGGTTTGGGCTGATCCTGCCAATGATCTGGTATTTACCTTCGTTTCCAACAGAATTTATCCCGAAGCAGAAAACCGCCGATTGATCACCAGAGACATTCGCAATCGTATTCAGGATGTCGTGTATCGATCGCTTGTTGAAGAATAA
- the mutL gene encoding DNA mismatch repair endonuclease MutL, with product MEDIVRLLPESIANQIAAGEVVQRPASVVKELLENSIDAEATEISLILRESGKSLIRVLDNGVGMSTSDARMSFERHATSKIRRSEDLFSIRTMGFRGEALASIAAVAQVELKTRKRGAELGTEIVIHGSEIKKNEPVFTNEGTSLCVKNLFYNVPARRNFLKSNPVELRHILDEFNRVALANPGISFNMYHNDKEVHQLEPGKLSKRIVQLFGKNYQNQLIPCQEDTSDLQIRGYVGKPEFAKKTRGDQFFFVNHRFIKNNYLNHAVNTAFESLLPEGFHPFYVLFLEMDTANVDINVHPTKTEVKFQDDRLLYGIIQSAVRQALSQFNVAPSLDFSADVNFNYATTNLDRSATQITPKDRDYSNFKSIDTGASNKSIENWQDLYQVAKQEDLAVLRKAEQEWPQAEIVTLKSDLSTGRLELESSEKWNQSLQLHGQYLIRQVKSGMVIIDQCAAHERILYEKYLSELKGNKGASQSCLFPQQVDLSPSDFALIKELSEEIRALGFDIDEFGQSSLVINGVPADLSGQNEKEVLEGLLEQFKQNKEELQLEHHENLARSLAVRTSMRKGKILNQKETDELIDRLFACEQPNYTPNGNSIFVVLGLDRISSFFKE from the coding sequence ATGGAGGACATAGTCAGATTACTACCAGAAAGTATTGCTAATCAAATTGCCGCTGGAGAAGTTGTTCAGCGCCCCGCCTCTGTTGTCAAAGAATTATTAGAAAATAGTATTGATGCCGAGGCAACTGAGATTTCCCTGATTTTAAGAGAATCGGGCAAGTCATTGATCCGGGTATTGGACAATGGAGTTGGCATGAGTACTTCCGATGCACGCATGAGTTTTGAACGACATGCTACATCGAAGATCCGGCGATCAGAAGATTTGTTTTCTATTCGTACCATGGGTTTTCGCGGTGAAGCATTGGCTTCCATTGCTGCGGTGGCACAAGTCGAGTTGAAGACACGTAAGCGCGGAGCTGAATTAGGTACTGAAATCGTTATCCATGGCTCAGAAATCAAGAAGAATGAGCCGGTTTTTACCAATGAGGGGACTTCTCTCTGTGTGAAAAATCTATTTTATAATGTTCCGGCGCGGAGGAATTTTCTCAAGTCCAATCCCGTAGAACTTCGCCATATCCTAGACGAATTCAATCGGGTGGCACTGGCCAATCCTGGTATCAGCTTCAACATGTACCATAATGACAAAGAGGTGCATCAGCTGGAACCTGGGAAATTAAGTAAGCGCATTGTGCAATTATTTGGCAAGAATTATCAGAATCAATTGATCCCTTGTCAGGAGGATACGTCTGACCTACAGATTCGAGGTTATGTAGGCAAACCGGAATTTGCTAAGAAAACACGAGGTGATCAGTTCTTTTTCGTGAATCATCGTTTCATCAAGAATAATTACCTGAATCACGCAGTTAATACTGCATTCGAAAGTTTGTTGCCGGAAGGATTTCATCCTTTTTATGTCCTGTTTCTGGAAATGGACACGGCCAATGTCGATATCAATGTACATCCGACTAAAACGGAGGTAAAGTTTCAGGATGACCGCTTGTTGTATGGGATCATTCAATCGGCAGTAAGACAAGCACTCTCTCAGTTTAATGTAGCTCCGAGTCTGGATTTCAGTGCAGATGTTAATTTTAATTATGCCACTACTAATCTGGATCGGTCAGCAACACAAATAACCCCTAAGGACCGGGATTACAGCAATTTTAAATCGATCGATACCGGAGCCAGCAACAAAAGCATTGAAAACTGGCAAGACTTGTATCAGGTCGCCAAACAGGAAGACCTGGCTGTGCTGAGAAAAGCAGAACAGGAATGGCCTCAAGCCGAGATCGTTACCCTGAAAAGTGATCTGAGTACAGGTCGACTCGAACTGGAATCGAGTGAGAAATGGAACCAATCCTTACAGCTACATGGTCAGTACCTCATCCGGCAAGTAAAGTCGGGCATGGTCATCATTGATCAATGTGCAGCTCATGAACGGATTCTTTACGAAAAATATTTATCGGAGCTGAAAGGAAACAAAGGCGCATCTCAATCGTGTTTATTCCCACAGCAAGTTGATTTAAGTCCCTCTGATTTTGCTTTGATCAAAGAATTATCGGAAGAAATCAGGGCTTTAGGGTTTGATATTGATGAATTCGGGCAAAGTAGTCTGGTCATCAATGGAGTCCCGGCTGATCTGTCGGGGCAAAATGAAAAGGAAGTATTGGAAGGATTGTTAGAACAGTTCAAGCAGAACAAAGAAGAATTGCAGCTCGAGCATCATGAGAACCTGGCAAGATCTCTTGCTGTGCGAACTTCTATGCGGAAAGGAAAAATCCTGAACCAAAAGGAGACCGATGAGCTGATCGACCGACTTTTCGCGTGCGAACAGCCCAACTATACACCTAATGGAAATTCAATTTTCGTAGTTTTGGGATTGGACAGGATCTCAAGCTTTTTTAAGGAATAG
- a CDS encoding rhomboid family intramembrane serine protease, with protein sequence MFRITPMVKNLLIINIGIALLQSITGISLDHFFALRVVFSDYFQPYQIFTYMWLHGGFRHIFGNMLILFFAGPMLENVWGSKRFLIFYLACGIGGGVLFGTADFIEKGQIVDQRDEFYADPNPEKFRIFVLDYANAANQQLDRFSDDYFENPDDQSLQNQARIFVDQVSSAYINVPMVGASGAIYGILMALLLLFPNSLVYIYFLFPIKVKYVVSALIIYEVWAELNRVPGDNIAHLAHLGGAAIAYILIRYWSSQSNRFY encoded by the coding sequence ATGTTTAGAATCACACCGATGGTCAAGAATTTGTTGATCATCAATATAGGAATAGCATTACTCCAAAGCATTACAGGAATATCTCTTGATCATTTCTTTGCTTTAAGGGTAGTATTTTCGGATTATTTCCAGCCTTATCAGATTTTTACTTACATGTGGTTGCATGGTGGGTTTCGGCACATCTTCGGCAACATGCTAATTCTGTTTTTTGCTGGTCCGATGCTGGAAAATGTCTGGGGTTCAAAGCGTTTTCTGATTTTCTATTTGGCTTGCGGTATCGGTGGGGGTGTCCTTTTTGGAACGGCAGACTTTATTGAAAAAGGTCAAATTGTAGATCAACGAGATGAATTTTATGCAGATCCAAATCCTGAGAAATTCAGAATTTTTGTACTTGATTATGCCAATGCGGCTAACCAGCAGTTGGATCGGTTTTCAGATGATTACTTTGAAAACCCCGATGATCAGTCACTACAAAATCAAGCGAGAATCTTTGTAGATCAAGTATCATCAGCTTACATCAATGTACCTATGGTCGGTGCTTCAGGCGCTATTTATGGTATATTAATGGCCTTACTGCTACTATTCCCCAATTCTCTGGTTTACATTTATTTCCTATTTCCGATAAAAGTAAAGTATGTCGTTTCGGCATTGATCATATATGAGGTTTGGGCCGAACTCAACCGGGTTCCCGGAGATAATATTGCGCACCTTGCTCACTTAGGTGGTGCAGCGATCGCATACATTTTGATAAGATACTGGAGCTCCCAGAGTAATCGATTTTATTAA